Proteins from a genomic interval of Phlebotomus papatasi isolate M1 chromosome 3, Ppap_2.1, whole genome shotgun sequence:
- the LOC129806767 gene encoding uncharacterized protein LOC129806767 has translation MNRESTRYDGAAGQNAELQLRLDQTLLHVEELQKEARDIRREMKARREREEGEYSSGEERDDDYPTPRNILFNEKRDSRETTWKEEVSAYRELTQSMTQQNQQIAKLAARQAGLKELPRFSGDVEEWPIFLNQYEQSAKTGQYTSAENVSRLEKCLSGDAREAVKTLLSIPSSANTIIDILRQRYGNPRQLMLRLSSRAKEAEKPKDDNPMSIIKFATIVRNITFALKTLDGGRYLFGSNILDELENKLTPMMKMLWAEVIHYKPDYTVVDLSNWLDKRAELALSIVPLEIKENTEKTEERRRKPLKSGNARSVFAANAKVGQCNNCEEEHYTTVCPKLKAMTPNERYEKINELRLCRCCFGRNHRWIKCFRRRECGINGCKENHHRLLHGHTDPKKKAQAMQTDNEGEQRSPDNTQRKDKVKTRVDDVMIEDKQQSDQGNEVPSSNETTYLNRVCAAANVSKNGLVMLRVLPVVVKNVSTGSTHKTFALLDSGATVTLIDKSVAKELALDGTPVPMNLQWLDGTVQNRNTATRVTLQVKGQQSQEKWFDVDLCYVIDGLRLPEVNVDRNKLIRAYPYLAKVNFESIKAGRPKLLIGEDNAKLIGTQQMVHDKNYKPVASLTALGWVISGVVEYPGNKNARKKIACHVSECQELIDLIKNSFSLENVGVKPLTAPMMCKEDKLAVETLNRTTRRVGDRFESGLLWRMPQTPMPTSRAAAWTRLMQIESKMDRNPEFGQEYVKKMQYYIDQNYIVPLDEKDLNTVEGETWYLPHFAVFNPNKPGKIRIVLDAAAEVDGVSLNSRLTSGPNLIVSLPILLMQFRTKSHGFVGDIKEMFHQVTIRDEDQNYQRILWRGVDRDVVPREYKMKVMIFGATCSPTIAAHVKNMNATEYSDQYPLAAQEIIKKHYVDDYLGCSDSEDEAIQLIQEIIAVHRKGGFQIRNFVSSSKKILCALPEEVRLHKSVVDLDFENKFEKILGVWWEPLTDVFSFRCEIKVSLDTIPTKRQALCTLMKVYDPLGFVCQFVIRGRITFQQIWRSGIKWDDELTPEMYQKWRAWAAQLKQLTEVEVPRCYASIEMRKGRVELHTFTDSSEDAYAAVTYLRFITEDEIHVSFVMAKAKVSPLKAVTIPRLELQGAVLGCRLANFVLADCGIVVHEKIFWTDSTVVLKWIKSDSRTFKTYVAQRVGEIQETSDPSEWRWVPTELNVADIATRDKGTTNFSPTSPWYRGPEFLYESESAWPETQQSLVALTKSVNDDDHWESPINSKQFVKWHHIHKVAAYVHRFQRACRERWRTKSNKEHPRSGALDASDWKGGEIYLLRLAQRESFNVTKDLVKSTSSTDLLPLDVEKGDVLYKFNPATDQDGLVRANGRLQRMPRVSPEFKNPIILHAENRIVQLLLSSYHERLGHWGPDYTLAELRTRFEIIKGRTILKSLQRGCKKCQIARAKPSIPIMGQLPPERLDSHVIPFTYTGCDMFGPIMTKVGRSEVKRYGMIFTCLVTRAIHLELCTSMTTDSFLMALRRFFAHHTVPAKILSDCGSNFRGAKKELADETSKLNLNEIADKMAQLNVEWIFNPPYSPHMGGCWERLISSVKHALRMSTEFTKHSPSDEVLSTLFAEAANMVNSRPLLELSDSGESLTPNHFLHHHKSSLTSGGIFDDKDLILRKEWRKAQRLADHFWQIWLKHYAPTLTNRPKWRESGEAVKVNDRVVVIDPNRPRNYWPIGRVIETRPGYDGKVRIVKIKMEDDGKEYVRSVARLAVLRPPPLIED, from the exons ATGAACAGAGAATCTACTAGATATGATGGAGCTGCCGGGCAAAATGCGGAGCTCCAATTGAGGTTAGATCAGACACTTTTACACGTAGAAGAGCTTCAGAAGGAGGCACGGGATATCCGGAGGGAGATGAAAGCTCGTCGGGAACGTGAAGAAGGAGAATATTCCTCGGGGGAGGAGCGAGATGATGATTATCCTACACCAAGAAACATTCTCTTCAATGAAAAGCGAGATTCCCGGGAGACCACGTGGAAGGAAGAAGTCTCTGCATATCGCGAGTTGACACAGTCAATGACTCAACAAAACCAACAAATCGCAAAATTGGCTGCACGTCAAGCTGGGCTGAAGGAATTGCCACGATTCTCGGGAGATGTGGAAGAATGGCCAATTTTTCTCAACCAATATGAGCAATCTGCGAAGACAGGTCAATACACATCGGCTGAAAATGTTTCTAGGCTGGAAAAGTGCTTGTCTGGAGACGCACGTGAGGCTGTGAAGACGCTCCTATCCATCCCATCCAGTGCAAACACAATTATCGATATCCTTCGCCAGAGATACGGCAATCCTCGACAGCTAATGCTTCGCTTGTCCTCGCGTGCAAAAGAAGCAGAGAAACCCAAAGATGACAACCCAATGTCTATTATCAAATTTGCTACAATTGTCCGGAACATTACATTTGCACTTAAGACATTGGATGGAGGGAGATATCTTTTCGGTTCCAATATCCTTGATGAACTGGAAAATAAGCTCACCCCAATGATGAAAATGTTGTGGGCTGAAGTGATACACTATAAACCGGACTATACAGTGGTTGATCTGTCAAACTGGCTCGATAAACGAGCAGAGTTAGCCCTCAGCATTGTCCCGCTTGAGATTAAAGAGAATACAGAGAAAACTGAGGAACGACGCCGTAAACCATTAAAATCAGGAAATGCTCGCTCTGTGTTTGCTGCAAATGCAAAGGTTGGTCAGTGCAACAATTGTGAAGAGGAGCATTACACCACCGTGTGTCCAAAACTCAAAGCGATGACACCTAATGAGAGATACgagaaaataaatgaattgagACTTTGCCGATGCTGTTTTGGTCGCAATCACCGATGGATCAAGTGTTTCAGACGTCGAGAGTGTGGAATCAATGGATGTAAGGAAAATCATCACCGTCTCCTTCATGGACATACGGATCCCAAGAAGAAAGCTCAGGCCATGCAAACAGACAATGAAG GTGAACAGAGATCTCCTGATAATACCCAAAGAAAAGATAAGGTGAAAACGAGAGTTGATGATGTGATGATTGAAGATAAGCAGCAAAGTGACCAAGGAAACGAAGTCCCTAGTTCTAACGAAACCACGTACTTGAACCGTGTGTGTGCGGCTGCTAATGTCTCTAAAAATGGACTCGTAATGTTGCGAGTATTACCAGTAGTGGTGAAAAATGTGAGTACCGGCAGCACTCACAAAACATTTGCTCTGCTTGACTCAGGTGCTACGGTTACTTTAATTGATAAAAGCGTTGCAAAAGAATTGGCATTGGATGGGACACCAGTTCCTATGAATTTACAGTGGTTGGATGGCACGGTCCAAAATCGGAATACTGCGACACGTGTGACATTACAAGTTAAGGGACAGCAGTCTCAAGAAAAGTGGTTTGACGTTGATCTCTGCTATGTTATTGATGGATTGAGACTACCTGAAGTAAATGTTGACAGAAACAAGTTGATTCGGGCTTATCCCTATTTAGCGAAAGTCAATTTCGAATCCATAAAGGCTGGGAGACCAAAACTGTTGATTGGAGAAGACAATGCTAAGCTGATTGGTACTCAGCAAATGGTGCATGATAAGAATTACAAACCCGTGGCGTCTTTGACAGCTCTTGGATGGGTTATAAGTGGAGTAGTGGAATACCCTGGTAACAAAAATGCAAGGAAGAAGATAGCCTGTCACGTGTCAGAATGTCAGGAACTCATTGACTTGATTAAAAATAGCTTTAGCCTGGAGAATGTTGGTGTTAAACCTTTAACAGCACCAATGATGTGTAAAGAAGACAAACTTGCAGTTGAGACTCTTAACCGTACAACAAGGCGCGTGGGAGATAGGTTTGAATCAGGTCTTCTGTGGCGAATGCCACAGACGCCAATGCCTACCTCTAGAGCAGCGGCTTGGACGCGACTCATGCAAATTGAATCCAAGATGGATCGCAACCCAGAATTTGGGCAGGAATATGTGAAGAAGATGCAATACTATATAGATCAGAATTATATTGTTCCATTAGACGAAAAGGACTTGAACACCGTAGAAGGAGAGACGTGGTATCTGCCACATTTCGCTGTATTTAATCCCAATAAACCGGGAAAAATCAGAATTGTTTTAGACGCAGCAGCAGAGGTTGACGGTGTTTCACTGAACAGCCGCCTAACGAGTGGACCGAATCTCATAGTATCCTTGCCGATTTTGTTGATGCAATTCCGCACAAAATCTCATGGATTTGTGGGAGACATTAAAGAGATGTTCCACCAAGTGACCATCCGTGATGAAGATCAAAATTACCAGCGTATTCTATGGCGAGGTGTAGACCGTGATGTTGTGCCCCGTGAATACAAGATGAAAGTTATGATTTTTGGGGCTACATGCAGCCCAACAATCGCAGCTCATGTGAAAAACATGAACGCGACAGAATACAGCGACCAATATCCATTGGCTGCccaagaaattattaaaaaacacTACGTTGACGACTACTTGGGTTGCAGTGACAGTGAGGATGAAGCAATTCAACTCATTCAAGAAATCATCGCAGTGCATCGCAAGGGAGGCTTTCAAATAAGAAATTTTGTCAGCTCCTCGAAAAAGATTCTTTGTGCATTGCCAGAAGAAGTCCGCCTACACAAATCCGTCGTTGATCTAgactttgaaaataaattcgAGAAGATCCTTGGTGTATGGTGGGAACCCTTGACAGACGTGTTCTCATTCAGATGTGAAATAAAGGTGTCTCTGGATACTATACCAACAAAGCGACAAGCACTGTGCACACTGATGAAAGTGTATGACCCGTTGGGGTTTGTATGCCAGTTTGTTATTCGAGGGAGAATTACTTTCCAACAAATCTGGCGATCTGGAATCAAGTGGGATGATGAACTGACTCCGGAGATGTATCAGAAGTGGAGAGCTTGGGCAGCTCAGTTAAAACAACTAACTGAGGTCGAGGTCCCACGTTGCTATGCATCAATCGAAATGAGGAAAGGGCGTGTGGAATTACACACCTTTACTGATTCCAGCGAAGACGCTTATGCAGCAGTGACATACCTGCGGTTTATAACCGAAGATGAGATCCACGTGTCATTTGTAATGGCGAAAGCCAAGGTTTCCCCTTTAAAAGCGGTGACAATTCCTCGATTAGAATTGCAGGGAGCAGTTCTCGGCTGTAGACTAGCCAACTTTGTTTTGGCAGATTGTGGTATTGTCGTGCATGAAAAGATATTTTGGACAGACTCAACTGTTGTTCTTAAGTGGATCAAATCTGACTCACGGACTTTCAAGACATATGTTGCACAACGAGTAGGTGAAATTCAAGAAACATCTGATCCCAGTGAGTGGCGATGGGTGCCAACCGAACTGAATGTCGCAGATATAGCGACCCGTGATAAAGGAACGACTAACTTTTCTCCGACATCACCATGGTATCGAGGTCCAGAGTTCCTTTATGAATCAGAAAGTGCGTGGCCGGAAACGCAACAATCTTTAGTGGCGCTTACCAAAAGTGTGAATGATGATGACCACTGGGAATCTCCAATAAACAGCAAACAGTTTGTAAAATGGCATCATATCCACAAGGTCGCGGCTTACGTACATCGTTTTCAACGAGCTTGTCGAGAACGCTGGAGGACTAAGAGTAATAAAGAGCATCCCAGGTCAGGAGCTTTAGACGCATCAGATTGGAAAGGAGGAGAAATTTACTTGCTCAGACTTGCTCAACGTGAAAGTTTTAATGTCACCAAAGATTTGGTCAAGAGTACAAGTTCCACGGACTTGCTGCCATTAGACGTAGAAAAGGGTGATGTCCTCTATAAGTTCAATCCGGCAACCGACCAAGATGGGCTTGTACGAGCGAACGGACGATTGCAGAGAATGCCACGAGTATCGCCAGAATTTAAAAATCCCATTATCCTGCACGCTGAAAATCGTATTGTGCAATTGCTGTTGAGTTCGTATCACGAACGTCTTGGACATTGGGGACCGGATTATACTCTGGCTGAGTTAAGAACAAGGTTCGAGATTATCAAGGGAAGGACTATTTTGAAAAGTTTGCAGCGTGGATGCAAAAAGTGTCAAATTGCACGAGCTAAGCCAAGTATTCCAATCATGGGACAGTTACCCCCAGAGCGATTGGATTCACATGTGATTCCGTTTACGTATACAGGTTGCGACATGTTCGGCCCAATAATGACAAAGGTAGGAAGAAGCGAGGTGAAGCGCTATGGAATGATTTTCACCTGTTTAGTTACCCGCGCTATTCACCTGGAATTGTGTACTTCAATGACCACTGACTCATTCTTAATGGCACTCCGAAGATTTTTCGCACATCACACCGTGCCAGCGAAGATTCTGTCTGACTGTGGCTCAAATTTCCGGGGAGCGAAGAAAGAGCTTGCAGATGAAACATCAAAACTCAATTTGAATGAAATCGCAGATAAGATGGCTCAGTTAAACGTGGAGTGGATTTTCAATCCTCCTTATTCACCTCATATGGGCGGTTGTTGGGAGCGACTAATTTCATCTGTAAAACATGCTCTAAGGATGTCAACCGAGTTTACAAAACACTCGCCTAGTGATGAAGTGTTATCAACACTGTTCGCCGAAGCTGCCAATATGGTGAATAGCCGTCCTCTTCTGGAGCTATCGGATTCAGGTGAATCTTTGACGCCGAATCACTTTCTGCATCATCATAAGTCATCTCTGACTTCCGGAGGCATATTCGACGACAAGGATTTGATATTACGCAAGGAATGGAGGAAGGCTCAAAGATTGGCGGACCACTTTTGGCAAATATGGTTGAAGCATTACGCGCCTACGTTGACAAATCGCCCAAAATGGAGAGAATCAGGAGAAGCCGTAAAAGTCAATGATCGGGTTGTGGTCATAGATCCGAATCGTCCCAGGAACTATTGGCCGATTGGAAGGGTAATCGAAACGAGGCCGGGCTACGACGGCAAGGTGCGCATCGTGAAAATCAAAATGGAGGATGACGGTAAAGAATATGTACGCTCGGTGGCACGTCTGGCAGTTCTCCGCCCCCCACCACTTATTGAGGATTGA